In Plasmodium coatneyi strain Hackeri chromosome 8, complete sequence, the genomic stretch gattaaaaaaaatgcttattcattctgttataaaattttttaacttcataaattttttttttgtttttttaaaatacaagaatatttctttaaagaagGTGAGCaacgtttttctttttccgcgCCAGCCACTTGggagtattctttccttatgtgcttattcaaacttacaaatgtagggaaaaaagaaagaagaaagaaagaaaaaaattaatgaaatatggagaaaagaaggaaggaaaaaaaaaagaaggaaaggtaaagaaaggaagaatggtcattttgcatctttccttacactatatatataaactgtgcacAGTGTTATTTTGTCCCTCCCGCTCTTGAGCGAAGGGGCACACActcattcaacattccaaatgAGTGTTACATTACAAAGTGTTACACAACGGCGGTGTTACATCCGACCGTAACTTACATTCGTTCTTTGATGATGAcctggtgtattattatttgtcgtatttgttcctgctcttgttccccttttgggtggtgatctatcatatatggtagacaTTTTTGTGGAATCTGCTATGGTTGAAACTGTTGTGGCTGAAGCttccgttaatgtgtcgaaCCCATTCCTGATggtggatcttcttcttctattacttCTTCCGCTGCTTCCAGAagaatggttaccaaaccaagaagaccatggtttatactgaagggaaggggtggtaggtgggttgttagggtggtgggtggtagggtggaaggaaggttgttaggtggtagaatgatgttgtaaTGGTATTAGTATGATTTTGCAAGGGtgctggaaggaaggttgttaggggtggcaggtgggttgttaggtggtagaatgatgttgtaaTGGTGGTAGTATGATGTTGTAAGGGtgctggaaggaaggttgttaggggtgttatatttttagtatttcaattttaattataattgtaattatgaTGTGcaattattaccttatatagaagtAATGGAGCACCAATTGTTCCTAAGATGCCgaatatagaagaaagggaggaagtggTGGTGGCTTTATTTCGGGCTTCGTTTGCTTCACGTTGGatcttttttattagtaCTTCCATTTCTTGGTGGAGATTAGCTATATCACAATGTACAGCATAGGTAGTATTGAAGTCTTTACAATATGATTTCACGTTATGGCCGGAGTCACCTGTGCACTTATCCTTCATGGTTTTGCATGCTGTGGAAAGGGTGGTCCAATAGTTGGCCCATTCCTTTGCGCAGGAGATAGCAGTTGTACCTAGTTCCCTCTGTACCTCACTATAATCGTGGTAATAACCGAACACTCCTTTCATTTGCTCGAATGTAGTTTCGTCTATTTCTTCGTACTTAAATTTACACTTCGTTCCACTAGTGCAGGAAGAAGTGTTTTCCAGCGTAGTGTAAATTTTATCCAAAATCTCCGAAAGTGTTTTACCATTTAAGTGAGGCCAGTATTTGTGTCcgaaccaataataaaagaggcGGCAGGGTGCATCCCCGTAATCCTGTTTCCCATTCTGCTGACATGCGTATAAGTAAGCGTTGTCGATTTTTGCAGCATCATCAATAATTTTCGTACAGTGCGAACAGGTAATCCCTAATTGGGACTTTAATTGTGCAACACCACTACCTTCGGTACCCCCATCACCGCTATATCCCTCCGTGTTACTCTCGAAATTTGAATAGAAAGAGTTATCTAAGGTTAATGTCTCAGTAATTGACCCTATTCTACACGTCTGCCGAGGTGGGTGTTATGTGTGtgggacatatatataccttatatatatatatatatatatatatatatatgtgtgtgtatatatatgtatatttttcctttattttacatGACAGCATGTATAAAATGCTTCATGCTCATTATGCTTCCTTTTATACTGTACACAAAAGGCGGACAAACCTGTAATGGTCATTACCTTCTCTGCCatgttttatatgtgtacacatatatttctttgtatatattttttactttaaatattgcttatatatttaatataaagaatgtatgcaaaaattttgcCCACTTTATGATTGTAAGTGTATGGAATGTGGAAGTGTGGATGAATGGTAAGTGTGATTGTggaattttcattttcttctctaaTCCTTTTgtggtatatataaacattcttctttgtatatatgttatattttAGGAATTGATTAATCACTTAACaaagaaattataaaattctTTCCCCGTCCCTCCGTttctctctatatatatgattataggtgaataaatgaatatggaatttttatttttcccctacaCAAAGTTATGTAAAcggttcaattttttaaggcATAGATGACACATTACTTACATGTGCACAGTGAGCAATCATACATACAGTTAATACAGAAATGGGAATAAGTAGGCAtgtaataacaaaataaggggcaaggaaagggaagagggtAGAGGGGCGCAATTTCTTCCCATATACATCCCGTTATGTACTCATGGATATTACTGGAGGTGTTATGGACTATTGAGGGatgttataattatatatttacttccctccattattatatatatatattagtgtgtcacctttttttttttttttttggataaagaatttacatatatatatgattgggaaagaaaagggttctaaggaaggaaaaaagggtgtAAACACCACTTTTGTGCATatcaaataataataatattaaaaaaaaaaaaaagaaaaagggggagggcgGTGGAGCGGGCACACTaaacataaataagtaaaTGGTTTACATGTATTAGGAATGATTCGTGTACGTATATAGGTGAAGTAGGAAATGGTTcctatgtatgtatatatgtgtgtgaagAGGACAGTGTTGCTCATTTATtgtaatatgtgtacaactTATGTGTACAGTTTATGTGTACAGTTTATGTGTACAGTTTATGTATACAATTTATGCATAATAATGGTACCATAtgctcttttttatatatgaaggtATTGCACTCCATTATAGTTCTGAGGGGGGTTGGACATTACATACACTATTCATAATTCATTAGCGAGAAACGCATCACATGCGACCGTAACCTACATTCCGTTGCCGTGCACTACTTCtaccattatttgttcctgctcctgttcttcctgttcttctggagggtggaacagaatattctgatgGATCGTCTGTTATATCTGCTGTTGAATCTATGGTGGTAGAATATTCCGTTGTTCCACCATCTAGTGTGGAACTCGTTTCTGTTAACAATTCGTCAAAGTTTTGTTTAATGgatctttttccccttctgtctcttcctttaaattGGTTACCAAATTGGTTACTAAACCAATCAGGTAGCAGCTTGTACTacaataaaaagaggaaagggaagagtaGAAACATGTGTAACATGGCTTACTTccctatatgtatatatgtgtatatatgtacgtatatatttatggacatacatacataaaattCAAACAttctattctatatatattgtttatacataaaaaaggacaatGCATATGAATTTTATtacttacatatacatatatatgcaaaaaaaaaaaaatttgttcttcttttgttcttttctttatttaccttatataggaagaatgccaatgttggtaatcctactgcagcAAGTCCACTAGAAACAGCAACAGATGCAACGGCATCACCACCCTCCTGTGGTGATGAAGTAATTGTTGCAATACTTGCTGAAGTTTGTGAAGACAGAGATTCTAAACAGGAAAGGAGATTTGCTTCGTCCCCTTCGTCTGTTGATGGTAGAGGGGGGTTTTCCCCTCCCGTAGCTTTAGAGTGCAATTCTGATGGTTTTGGGATAGGGTTGTTGCTACCACCACTATCATGACCATTACCACTTTGTTTGAAGTTCTTATTCCAGAAGTTGGTACAGAAGTTATCATCACCCTTATTAACGGGACAGCTTGCTTCTACTCTCCCATAAGCTTGTTTagctcctccatttccatCATCTCCAACTAGATAGTCCTTATAGTTCTGAAAACAAGAAGACTTATCTGGTCCGGAATCCTTCAATTTCCTCCATATCGTTTTATAGTCATAGTAATAATCAAACATTGTTTTTCGTTGCTTGAAGAAGTCCGGACCAATAGAGCTGTCCAAAGTTCCACAGGTGCATTGACCGCCAAGACTCTGTAGTTTAGTGCATATTGTGTCCATAGTAGTCTTAAATGAAACAGTACCCTTCAAAATGTCAGACAATATACTTCCcaaagaataataaaaataatcacacatttttttacatggtGGTTTCTTCGACTCTATGATAGATAGAAGACACCGGGCTTGCGTAATTCTCGTTGTATAATCTGCACCACGATATTTCACGATGTCCTTCAATGTAATTCCCAAAATGTTCTCTATTTCATCTACCCAAGGACTGATGTCCCCATTTTGATGttggtttttttcttcgaatgctttatatatttttttggaaggtaaatctTCCACCTTGCACTGCAGGTCCTATGAATGTAATTGGcaatatgtataaatgtatacgTATGTACTGCCGTACTTCTATTACATTgtgtacataaaatattatatgtacaccatatgtacttatgtttcatttaaaagaaaaaaaaattagcctgGGAAGTGGTATTCTTACGATtgtttttaccatttttgttattttcctttattatattatgctACGTTGTCacgttaaaaatgtgcatctttatatatatgtgtataacgAATTTGTGTTAGGTGTTGTTCTTGTATTTAGAGTAGGGGCGTGTGCCAGTATAGGAAATTTGGCCGCTTAATAgtgattatgaatatgaaattttttatttcctcctatAGTGTAcattgttcaaattttcaGGTGACTGTGACGCATACGTGTAAATGTATGAAATCACACTGTACACATAATGCAGGCAATAATATTAACAAAAGTGTCCTATagtggaagaaataaaatatataaagggaaggggaaggggaaatgaatgatttaaactttttctcatatatgtttccttcatttatttacgtaccttattatttttttatggagGCCATCCACCCACCCCCTTGAGTATTATATTACTACTTATTCTACTcgattattatgtatatatggggaAGCGCATCattctcctcctcttttttttggaagaaaaattttttttttttatgtacactaCTAATTTGTATTTTACTGCCTCTTAAAAGGATTATTACAAATTATTAGCaattattcataattattagtaattaatatatatagaacagtTTACCATACGAcagatttttcttccttcctcccctccctttttgcacattGTGCGTACATTCATTCATATTTAATTAAAGGGAGGGGAagagtgtacatttttatggaaTGAAtgcaatggaaaaaagtacataaaaaaatccATGGAACTTGTATTAGCTGTGTATGTAGGAACAATTTTATATGCACCTTTCATAAAAGTAGtacattttttgtactaTATACTacccttctcttttttttcttttttccttttatgtgATTGCTAAGTCACAATAActcctttcttatttttttttttttccttacaagattttattttttttgtgcaattttttcttttttttaaattgaatATAATAAtggtttttttccttttttaaatacacaaatatttttccaaaaatgtcagcaaattttcctttttttcattcgcaCTCCTCCTTCGTTTGGGAGAGTACATTCCCTTATATTTTAAGGGACCACACAtgcaaataaaagaaaatgtgaagagtaaagaataaagaaaaaaataaggcaaaaggaaaaaatagaaaagaaaaatatcagCTCCTTCCTATACAGCAAAAACCGCATGGTTAGTTATGTCCCCTCTGTGGGGCAGGAAggaaaccttcttttttttcacctagggatgataacgtatatttgtCCGGCGACTTGGTGCAGTATATGTTTTCCTGCTCTTGTCCTATTcgtttcccttccccttcctctgttAGACGgtggaatagaatattctgaTGGGTCAGCTATGGTGGTTGAACCTATTGTAGAAGTTTCTGTTGTTATTGTATCAAAGTCGCTGTCAACTGCTGTTGCTCCTCTCTTTCTTCTGAGggaattcttccttcctcctccaccagAATAGTTACCAAACCAGGagggtaaaagattatactaaaaattgTTAACGGGGGagggtgtaaaaatgtgtgttgtatatatacacatatatatatacatacatacatacatacatattgcTCCCCTAATATGCATTTCctaatatgcacatttttaatatatatatacgtaattACCTTATACAACAGGGAAGCAGCGAATCCAAGTGCTCctatagaaaatatggacGAAATGGTGGCGGTCATTGCTGTGTTAGTTTTAGGTGGGGCATACTTTAATTCTAATTGAACGTCCTTATAAACTTGAGTTGTCCCTGATTCTTGTATTTTCCCATGTTTTAAAATGAGTGGGTTTTGactattgttgttgttgtttttcgtTTCAAATGTATTTTTGAATTCGGTACAATATAGGTCGATTTTGCCCTCACAATCGTCAAGGACCTCTTTAAATGCTGTTTTAGCTTGGTTTAGGTGGTTGTAATAATCTTGGTCACAGGAGTGGTTATGGAGTTGTAGTTGCtgctttatatttttatagtcAAAGGAGAAGTCGAACACAGTTCTTCGTTTTTGGAAGAGGTCGTCGGTGATTTCACTATTCTCTTTGtaaaaaagtgtacaattGTTTGGAACCTTAAATTCATGCAATGCAGTGTAAATGTCACCCATAAGACTTAAAAATGTAGTAACACTCGAAacacttttccctttattccATACAATAcctcctaaccaataataaaagcaTAGACAAAGCCCAGTATAGGATGGACTCCATCCTGACCCCGCCTGTGAAGATGCATAGCACCAtgcttttacaattttttcggcttcgtttttaatattttgatGGGTATTTAATGCGTTACTCAGTCGAGAAGCTGCATCTCCCACATTAACACCATAAGTGGTACATTCATTATAGCCATTCTGGGTATGGTCGAATGCGTCGTATGCTTTTTTTGAGGGTAGTTGTTGGACGTGTTCTTTCTATAAATtgaatatacatacatatatgccgttatatatgtatatagtatgtatatatgtatgttatatatatgtggacatattatttccatttttatacttccactccttttatttttttattttaaattacatTAGTGGTGTAAGCATGCACTATAGTATTTCATTCCACATGTATGGAAATGTGCACTCCTTCAATAATGTAAAGTAACCTTTAAAAATTGATCTCCTCCTCCTGACATTGTTAATGTGCTTGTGCGTGTGttcgtgtgtgtatatattttcttccgttgtatatatgtatataataagtTTATATTGGAAGTTGTGTGTTGTGCTGTTGTTCCTTATGTatgtttatacatattccttatAAAGGAGAGTATGTATTtattaaatgaaaaggaagggtataatatataaaagaaaaattgtattcactatatatatgaataaagaTTATATAAAcaccaccacactaacaaaactttttttataatacacattcctttcttttaatagtggaccaataataataataatactaataataattcctttcctacatttttaaccccttcttccccccctcttcttttttttttcttttttgcatgttGGACTGTGTTGGAAAGGAATGGTGGAagggtggaatttttttttttttttttaggtgtaaGGGGTTAGTATGCAGGTTTTTTAGGAGGGGTTGGGAGAGTATGTGTGTGGGGAGGGGGCGTAAGGGTGGTTAGTATGCATTTCCGTGTGTGGGGGTgttacattcttttttctcttctcttcttagaagaaaaaagaatactaACCACCTTAACTAAATTTAAATACTataattatatgaataattaaaataaactTCTTTATCATTATTTTGTATTATTACATAACACCTTCCACATGTGTTAGTGTACattctaatttttaaatttaaaaaagataaaaaaaaattttaaaaagaaaaagtttaCATAGAATGTTACATtttcatacacacacacctttgaaatgaaaaagcagTTAATCAAATTCCGCGCACACAAACGACTTAAATTAAACAACTTCACAAACGACTTCAAAAACGACTTCACAAACAACTTCACGAACAACTTTACAAACGacttaaattaaaatatttttcacattaaagagagaaaaaaagaaaagcgaaTCAAAATGACGTTCTCCGCAAAATACCTCCTATTCATCTTGATACTTTGCTGTTGGGCGCAATATCCCCACCACCACTACGTAAGATAAGAACAGCAACTCTTACACACacctatataaaaaaaaatatttggcgcacatatttaatataattaacTTCTTTACTTTCTCcactaaaaaattgaaaagaaataaaaaaagagaagaaaaatttccaccaccctaacacaaccttccacccctaacaacccacctaccaccactaacaacccttctctttccttcttttttttaggcgACTGCCATAAGCACATCAAAAAATGTCACAActgagaagaaaaatcttCTAGGCGCAGGTGTAAAAACACTAAAATCCAAGTGGagggatgatgatgatacatcaaacaacaacaacgatgACGTCGTTTCTTTAAGGACGGAAAGAATAGACGCTTTCTTTGATCagaacgataaaaaattatttaacgataaaaaattatttcatcgACTCCATGCAGCAAGAAGTGGTAACAATGGTAACAATGAACGTCCCAAAACGGATTATGCTGGTGCTTCCTATCACCACTTTTGGAAGAACCGTCGCCACTCCGGTGCAATAGACCGCTCTTTGGATAGCACTTGCTCCATAGATAGCAGTTCTATGGACAGGAGTTCCATGGATAGCAGTTCTTCCCTGGACAGTTCTATGGATAGTATCTTTGAGGAGCGAAGTGATGATTAtcattatgatgattatCAAACaccatatataaaaaataaaacacaaCATGAAGCGAGAATAGGGGTATTCCACCCCCCAGGGGAATTCCAACCTAGGGTATTCCCAACCAGGGGATGTCGACCTAGaggattttttaataaattgttgtatgctataaaaagaagagcgacaataaaaggagaagcatTCCTGTCCCCGTTCTTGTCATCACCTCTCGTATGGACCATTTCTGTGTTGTATTTCTTAGCTTTGTGTTGTGTTGGTTTGATTGTTGCACTTTCTATAGGCAGTTCGCCACCACCCTATGCATGGATGCAAACTGGTTTTGCCATTGTTGCTTTTATGGGAAgtatatttttgtgtgtacGTTTAGGAACAAATTGGAACGCTTAAGGAACAGCCACGAACAGTCACAAACCGCTACGGAACCGCTACAAATCGTTAAAAACACCTACAAACGGTTGGGAGGAGCCCCTGTTTGtggaatgaaggttgttgggggtggtagggtggtaggtgggttgttaggtggtagggttgtaggtgggttgttaggtggatgggtggttggtgggttgttaggtgtgaggggtggtaggttggaaggaaatttgtttggggtggaaaggaggttgttagtggtgtgAACACTAAGGGAGTGTTaggaatggaaagaaggaagcatgATAGGGGAAGTATGCAAGGGGGTGCAGATTTGCGTTTtaggatgaaggaaaggttgctctttttttttttgagaagaaaatattaaaaaagggaaaaaaaaatgagaagagaaaaaaggaaaagaaagaaaagtgaaaaaaaaaaaaaaaaaaaaaggaagggaagcgAGGATAGTGTGTAGGGGGGTTTAGTTCTTAGGGGTCGATGTAAGGTTgtttggggtggaaggagaacCGTTGTTttgggggtggaaggaaggttgttagggtggtaggtggaagggttAAGGATATCAGAATGAAGGCTTGGGGGTTGGAAGGTAGTATGTTGAGGGAATTGTgcaggaaggttgttaggggtggttggtggaagggaaggttgttaagggtggtggtaggtggaagggaagtttgtgttaggtggttggtggaaggaaggttgttatgtgtATTAAGACtggatggaaggttgttaggtggttactgttaggggtagaaggtgggttgttaggggtggtggaacGAAGGTTCTTAGGGTTGCTAGGTGGAAGAtggttagggtggtaggtgggttgttaggggtggtgctcggtggaaggaaggttgttagtggtgttatggtggaaggaaggttgttagtggtgttatggtggaaggaaggttgttagtggtgttatggtggaaggaaggttgttagtggtgttatggtggaaggaaggttgttagtggtgttatggtggaaggaaggttgttagtggtgttatggtggaaggaaggttgttagtggtgttatggtggaaggaaggttgttagtggtgttatggtggaaggaaggtggaaTTGAATTGTTGGGGGGGAGGTAGTAAGTGTGCACGTGGTGcacttaggggtggtaggtggatggaaggggtgttagaagaaAAGTTTTCAGGTGATAGGGTGCACATAGAGGGAAAGTGTTGAAACAAGTGTGCATGCTGGTGTACCGTAGAGGAGAAGGGCATaggggaagaatgaaaagtaaggagaaaaaaaaaaaaaaaaaaaaagaaagaaagaaaaaaaaaaaaaaaaaaagaaagaaaataaaagataaagaaggaaagtgtGCACGATGGTGCACgtgggggtggtaggtggaagggaggttcCTGGGGGTATCAGAATGAAGGTGTATTAGGGGTGAAAGGGAGGTTcctaggggtgttagaatgaagagTTATGGGTGTGGATGTAGGGTGTAGGGGTACTAGAATATAGGGTTAGGTTTGTGAGagtaggttttagggtgtgtgggTAGGGCGTAAGAACAGcaatatggcctggtatttagTTGTTTAAGGTTTtgtacacccgaagggtggtataaaaaaaaaaaaaagaaaggaaaatagaaagaaaagtCAGGATAACAAAGGtttacagaaggaaaaaggggaaaaagggaggagcgcataaattaaaagtgatctattttgttattataggaatattctataataatattcatatggaaaatatatgtgtattttatgATCTTAATGTAAATTCACCATGGCTGAACTACTGTCTCGATTACTAGTAGAATGGATGCAAAAGAGGCAAATACAGAATGACGAGAAATTTACGGTATGTAGGAGAATAGAAGGGcaaagtaaaaggaaaagaaaagaaaagtgtgtgtgtgggaaTACATGTATTTGTGTACTAATGGTGTTGTAGGAAGTTTTCTATAGCGGtagaatatatacacattggTGGAATACACAAATTGGTGGGAATACACACATTCGTGGGAATACACGCATTCGTgggaatacacacacacacttttcctttctttccttaataTTATAGCGCAAATTATGGGATGAACTGGATGACCTATTCAAAGAGTTGGCGGCATACATGACTCCGGATCCTGAGATTATACAAGTCTCATGCAGTGGGGAAGACGGAAACACAACGCAGTTcatta encodes the following:
- a CDS encoding KIR protein, whose translation is MAEKTCRIGSITETLTLDNSFYSNFESNTEGYSGDGGTEGSGVAQLKSQLGITCSHCTKIIDDAAKIDNAYLYACQQNGKQDYGDAPCRLFYYWFGHKYWPHLNGKTLSEILDKIYTTLENTSSCTSGTKCKFKYEEIDETTFEQMKGVFGYYHDYSEVQRELGTTAISCAKEWANYWTTLSTACKTMKDKCTGDSGHNVKSYCKDFNTTYAVHCDIANLHQEMEVLIKKIQREANEARNKATTTSSLSSIFGILGTIGAPLLLYKYKPWSSWFGNHSSGSSGRSNRRRRSTIRNGFDTLTEASATTVSTIADSTKMSTIYDRSPPKRGTRAGTNTTNNNTPGHHQRTNFE